In Oryzihumus leptocrescens, the following are encoded in one genomic region:
- a CDS encoding trypsin-like peptidase domain-containing protein, with protein MTEQQRDPSGEQTEPVDVARQSPTPGAAGFPPPTGEPYTHLPTAPHRSTQAAPGADQATGTAGMPAPAPGAMPPPGAGQPWASAPAPDPSPWATAPVAFSAWPHAHSADVTAPLPQGAGDPPAGGGTPPPTSAAPGPRASRWSAGTVAVLAAAVLLAALLGGTAGALIATRSSGLTSGGVLPVPQPGSTSRPPGSIAGIAARALPSVVTLKVKGADGQGTGSGFVIKSDGFILTNNHVVSSAAATGSIRVEFSDGSQLPATIVGRDASYDLAVVRVKRTGLPVLPLGSSASVVVGDPVVAVGAPLGLESTVTSGIVSALNRPVTPGGADDAPAFINAIQTDAAINPGNSGGPLLDMSGRVIGVNSAIARIPGSSPLDSGQSGSIGVGFAIPSDQARKTADQLMTTGKASHPVIGVILDTAYEGEGVRIAASSKGGRAPITQGGPADKAGLKPGDVILKFNGRVISDPDQLVVAIRARSVGETVTLTVRRGTTERTVRMTLQAATD; from the coding sequence ATGACTGAGCAGCAGCGGGACCCCTCCGGGGAGCAGACCGAGCCGGTCGACGTCGCACGACAGTCGCCGACGCCCGGTGCTGCCGGGTTCCCGCCGCCCACCGGTGAGCCCTACACGCACCTGCCCACCGCGCCTCACCGGTCGACCCAGGCTGCGCCCGGTGCCGACCAGGCGACGGGCACGGCGGGGATGCCGGCCCCGGCGCCGGGGGCGATGCCGCCTCCGGGAGCCGGGCAGCCGTGGGCCAGCGCCCCGGCGCCGGACCCGTCCCCGTGGGCGACGGCGCCGGTGGCCTTCTCCGCGTGGCCCCACGCCCACTCCGCGGACGTCACCGCGCCGCTGCCGCAGGGTGCGGGCGACCCGCCGGCCGGCGGCGGCACGCCTCCGCCCACGAGCGCTGCCCCTGGCCCCCGGGCGTCCCGGTGGAGCGCCGGCACGGTCGCCGTGCTGGCCGCCGCCGTGCTGCTCGCCGCTCTCCTGGGTGGGACCGCAGGTGCGCTGATCGCCACCCGCAGCTCCGGCCTCACCTCCGGTGGCGTGCTCCCGGTGCCCCAGCCCGGGTCGACGAGCCGGCCCCCGGGCTCGATCGCCGGCATCGCCGCCAGGGCCCTCCCGTCGGTCGTCACGCTCAAGGTCAAGGGCGCTGACGGCCAGGGGACCGGGTCGGGCTTCGTGATCAAGAGCGACGGCTTCATCCTGACCAACAACCACGTGGTGTCCTCGGCCGCGGCCACCGGCAGCATCCGGGTCGAGTTCTCCGACGGATCCCAGCTGCCGGCCACCATCGTCGGCCGCGACGCGTCATACGACCTGGCTGTCGTGCGGGTGAAGCGGACCGGCCTGCCGGTCCTGCCGCTCGGCAGCTCGGCCTCGGTCGTCGTGGGCGACCCGGTCGTCGCCGTCGGCGCCCCGCTGGGCCTGGAGAGCACGGTCACCAGCGGGATCGTCAGCGCACTGAACCGTCCGGTGACCCCGGGTGGGGCCGACGACGCCCCCGCGTTCATCAACGCGATCCAGACCGACGCCGCGATCAACCCCGGCAACTCCGGTGGCCCGCTGCTGGACATGTCTGGGCGCGTCATCGGCGTCAACTCGGCCATCGCCCGGATCCCGGGCTCGAGCCCCCTCGACTCCGGCCAGTCCGGCAGCATCGGCGTGGGGTTCGCCATCCCGAGCGACCAGGCCCGCAAGACGGCCGACCAGCTGATGACGACCGGCAAGGCCTCGCACCCGGTCATCGGGGTCATCCTCGACACGGCCTATGAGGGCGAGGGCGTCCGGATTGCCGCCTCGTCCAAGGGCGGTCGTGCCCCGATCACCCAGGGTGGCCCGGCGGACAAGGCCGGTCTCAAGCCCGGTGACGTCATCCTGAAGTTCAACGGCCGCGTCATCTCCGACCCCGACCAGCTCGTCGTCGCGATCCGGGCCCGCTCGGTCGGCGAGACGGTGACCCTGACGGTGCGTCGCGGGACGACCGAGCGAACTGTCAGGATGACCCTGCAAGCGGCGACGGACTGA
- a CDS encoding anti-sigma factor family protein codes for MSPRPADGVGAQHLGTMVSAYVDRVLPPSLQHACDRHLVACAVCREAAAAERRLLGSLREARMPGPPSRLQASLLDLAAQAPAPVGPAPLGLVRRDAPALHRSPVRAAMLAGLAAGASAAAAWSIGVATPAAAPVQPVAPTPSWAAPASSTTFARTVAVLRPGLGRSQPVPQTSMTVRRAHWAESLHD; via the coding sequence ATGAGCCCGCGCCCCGCCGACGGGGTCGGCGCCCAGCACCTCGGGACGATGGTCAGCGCCTACGTCGACCGTGTCCTCCCCCCGTCGTTGCAGCACGCCTGCGACCGTCACCTGGTGGCCTGCGCCGTATGCCGTGAGGCCGCCGCCGCGGAGCGGCGCCTCCTGGGCTCGCTGCGCGAGGCGCGGATGCCCGGGCCGCCGAGCCGGCTGCAGGCCTCGCTGCTCGACCTGGCGGCACAGGCGCCGGCCCCGGTCGGGCCGGCTCCGCTGGGCCTGGTCCGCCGAGACGCGCCGGCCCTGCACCGCTCACCGGTCCGTGCCGCCATGCTCGCCGGACTGGCGGCAGGTGCGTCGGCGGCTGCCGCGTGGAGCATCGGGGTCGCGACCCCAGCGGCCGCGCCGGTGCAGCCGGTGGCCCCCACGCCGAGCTGGGCCGCCCCCGCATCCTCCACGACCTTCGCCCGGACGGTCGCGGTCCTGCGGCCGGGGCTGGGCCGCTCCCAGCCGGTGCCGCAGACCTCGATGACGGTTCGCCGCGCCCATTGGGCAGAATCACTCCATGACTGA
- the sigE gene encoding RNA polymerase sigma factor SigE produces the protein MSLTASPRRTTPPEVETVTNATTGRQHDAARPASAVDQEGWVPPTWEEIVTQHSARVYRLAYRLTGNVHDAEDLTHDVFIRVFRSLGSYQPGTFEGWLHRITTNVFLDRMRRKQRIRFDALPEDAAGRLASREAGPEQHYADTHFDDDVQRALDALSPDFRAAVVLCDIEGLSYEEIAATLGIKLGTVRSRIHRGRAQLREALAHRAPEARPAPVARPARRGFALGRVVPGTR, from the coding sequence ATGTCCCTGACCGCGTCGCCCCGCAGGACGACGCCCCCGGAGGTGGAGACGGTGACCAACGCGACGACCGGACGGCAGCACGACGCAGCCAGGCCGGCCTCCGCGGTGGACCAGGAGGGGTGGGTCCCGCCCACGTGGGAGGAGATCGTCACCCAGCACTCGGCGCGCGTCTACCGGCTGGCCTACCGCCTCACCGGCAACGTCCACGACGCCGAGGACCTCACGCACGACGTGTTCATCCGCGTCTTCCGTTCGCTCGGCTCCTACCAGCCGGGCACCTTCGAGGGCTGGCTGCACCGCATCACGACCAACGTCTTCCTCGACCGGATGCGCCGCAAGCAGCGGATCCGTTTCGATGCCCTGCCCGAGGACGCCGCCGGCCGCCTGGCCAGCCGCGAGGCCGGGCCGGAGCAGCACTACGCCGACACCCACTTCGACGACGACGTGCAGCGGGCGCTCGACGCGCTCTCGCCGGACTTCCGCGCCGCGGTGGTCCTCTGCGACATCGAGGGCCTGTCCTACGAGGAGATCGCGGCCACGCTGGGCATCAAGCTCGGCACGGTCCGCTCCCGCATCCACCGCGGCCGGGCTCAGCTGCGCGAGGCTCTCGCGCACCGGGCCCCGGAGGCGCGCCCGGCTCCGGTCGCGCGTCCCGCCCGTCGGGGCTTCGCGCTCGGACGGGTCGTGCCGGGGACGCGATGA
- a CDS encoding O-methyltransferase, translating into MSAQKPASWAYSEEFVAESDVIERARMRGESLGCVPVLPGAGATLRLLAATASAKAVVEIGTGAGVSGLWLMEGMPSDGVLTTIDVEAEHQRAAREAYAAAGIAPQRTRVITGRALDVLPRLTDGAYDMVVVDGDKSEYPQYVEQAVRLLRSGGVLAIDNMLWHDRVADPAARDAVTTTLRDLGKQLRDNDELIPTLLPVGDGVLAAVKR; encoded by the coding sequence ATGAGTGCGCAGAAGCCGGCGAGCTGGGCCTATTCGGAGGAGTTCGTCGCCGAGAGCGACGTCATCGAGCGGGCCCGCATGCGCGGCGAGTCGCTCGGCTGCGTGCCCGTGCTTCCCGGCGCCGGGGCGACCCTGCGCCTGCTCGCCGCCACCGCGTCGGCCAAGGCCGTCGTCGAGATCGGCACCGGCGCCGGCGTCTCCGGTCTCTGGCTGATGGAGGGCATGCCGTCCGACGGCGTCCTGACCACCATCGACGTCGAGGCCGAGCACCAGCGCGCCGCCCGCGAGGCCTACGCCGCGGCCGGGATCGCCCCGCAGCGCACGCGGGTCATCACCGGTCGGGCCCTGGACGTGCTCCCCCGGCTCACCGACGGTGCCTACGACATGGTTGTCGTGGACGGCGACAAGTCCGAGTACCCGCAGTACGTCGAGCAGGCGGTGCGCCTGCTGCGCTCCGGCGGTGTCCTGGCCATCGACAACATGCTCTGGCACGACCGGGTCGCCGACCCGGCGGCCCGGGACGCGGTCACCACGACCCTGCGCGACCTCGGCAAGCAGCTGCGCGACAACGACGAGCTCATCCCCACCCTGCTGCCGGTGGGCGACGGGGTCCTCGCGGCCGTCAAGCGCTGA
- a CDS encoding phosphotransferase family protein: MTGHSHLRAVGVRIDYDAVPARVRDWVEQELGAPVVQAVTQRGGMSPGCAVRVRLADGRRAFVKAVGLELNADTAGLHRHEAMVLAALPDVSWRPRLLATYDDGDWVALVLEDVEGVHPDWRDDGQVGAVLAQVEAQAVELSPSPVEQSAVPTLLKNLAQWAEVLDGDHSAPRDVLPAWFRDNRDLVASHLEALSVSLHGTTLCQWDIRSDNILIRPDGSVVLIDWGISRLGPVWADTVVFALEWAETPRFDQIVSASPLLAAADDDPASGLLLGKGGFLTVAGTWDAPPGLPTLPAFRSREGRRLLEGARRRLGL, from the coding sequence TTGACGGGGCACAGTCACCTGCGCGCCGTCGGCGTGCGGATCGACTACGACGCGGTGCCCGCGCGCGTCCGGGACTGGGTGGAGCAGGAGCTCGGTGCGCCGGTGGTCCAGGCCGTGACGCAGCGCGGTGGCATGTCCCCGGGATGCGCGGTGCGGGTGCGCCTGGCCGACGGCCGGCGCGCCTTCGTCAAGGCGGTCGGGCTCGAGCTCAACGCCGACACCGCCGGGCTGCACCGGCACGAGGCGATGGTGCTGGCTGCCCTGCCCGACGTGTCCTGGCGGCCCCGCCTGCTGGCCACCTACGACGACGGCGACTGGGTCGCGCTGGTCCTCGAGGACGTCGAGGGGGTCCACCCGGACTGGCGTGACGACGGTCAGGTGGGTGCTGTTCTGGCGCAGGTGGAGGCCCAGGCCGTGGAGCTGTCGCCCAGCCCGGTGGAGCAATCGGCCGTCCCCACGCTGCTCAAGAACCTCGCACAGTGGGCCGAGGTGCTCGACGGTGACCACTCCGCGCCGAGGGATGTCCTGCCGGCGTGGTTCCGGGACAACCGGGACCTGGTCGCCAGCCACCTGGAGGCGCTGTCGGTGTCGCTGCATGGCACGACGCTGTGCCAATGGGACATCCGCAGTGACAACATCCTGATCCGACCCGACGGCAGTGTGGTCCTGATCGACTGGGGCATCTCGCGACTCGGCCCCGTGTGGGCCGACACCGTCGTCTTCGCGCTGGAGTGGGCGGAGACGCCCCGGTTCGACCAGATCGTCTCGGCCTCACCGTTGCTGGCCGCGGCCGACGACGACCCGGCCTCCGGGCTCCTGCTGGGGAAGGGCGGATTCCTCACCGTGGCCGGCACGTGGGACGCCCCGCCCGGGCTGCCCACCCTCCCGGCGTTCCGGTCCCGGGAGGGCCGTCGCCTCCTCGAGGGGGCGCGCCGACGGCTCGGTCTCTGA
- a CDS encoding leucyl aminopeptidase family protein — MPDLLTPALPEIDVRPGALTDVLVDVEDADLVLALPVGPDAPVPTAGPVAAALSALGQDPAALTAAWEPSTKAGSVTTIPLVPGERGVRTLLLVGTGAGTPQDLRAAGAAVGRAVKARSHLVTTLGSGAGVGAASAVVEGLVLGGYSTPRWGATEATAPVRSLTFAGRYDERVLTRSALRCRATMLARNLAVTPSNIKNPAWMAAQARTLGRRHGLEVSVRNDADLRREGFGGLLAVGGGSDSPPRLVELAWTPEGAGDDTPHVVLVGKGITFDTGGLDIKPAEAMLAMKTDMSGSAIVLAVLAACRDLEVPVRVTGLLALAENAVSGSSYRPGDVITQYGGRRVEIGNTDAEGRLVMADALAYADAELDPDVLVDIATLTGAATLALGRGMAPVYATDERLGRALQAAATATGEALWPFPLVEDYRAAIDSELADVNHIASGKVGGGSITAALFLREFVGGRRWAHLDIAGAGRSDKDSGHLTRGATGFGARLLLTYLEGVR, encoded by the coding sequence GTGCCGGACCTGCTGACCCCCGCCCTGCCCGAGATCGACGTGCGCCCCGGGGCACTGACCGACGTGCTGGTCGACGTCGAGGACGCCGACCTCGTGCTGGCCCTGCCGGTCGGCCCGGATGCCCCGGTGCCCACGGCCGGTCCGGTGGCCGCGGCCCTCTCGGCGCTGGGTCAGGACCCTGCGGCGCTGACCGCAGCCTGGGAGCCGTCGACCAAGGCCGGCAGCGTCACCACCATCCCGCTCGTGCCCGGCGAGCGAGGGGTGCGCACCCTGCTCCTGGTCGGCACCGGGGCCGGCACGCCCCAGGACCTGCGCGCTGCCGGCGCCGCCGTCGGTCGCGCGGTCAAGGCCCGCTCGCACCTGGTCACCACGCTCGGTTCCGGTGCCGGGGTCGGCGCGGCATCAGCGGTCGTGGAGGGCCTGGTCCTCGGCGGCTACTCCACGCCGCGGTGGGGAGCCACCGAGGCGACCGCGCCGGTGCGGTCGCTCACCTTCGCCGGCCGGTATGACGAGCGCGTCCTCACGCGGTCCGCGCTGCGGTGCCGGGCCACCATGCTGGCGCGCAACCTCGCCGTCACGCCCTCCAACATCAAGAACCCCGCCTGGATGGCCGCCCAGGCCCGCACCCTCGGGCGCCGTCATGGGCTCGAGGTCTCGGTCCGGAACGACGCAGACCTGCGCCGTGAGGGCTTCGGTGGCCTGCTCGCGGTCGGGGGCGGCAGCGACAGCCCGCCGCGCCTCGTCGAGCTCGCCTGGACCCCCGAGGGCGCAGGCGACGACACCCCGCACGTCGTCCTCGTCGGCAAGGGCATCACCTTCGACACCGGCGGCCTCGACATCAAGCCCGCCGAGGCGATGCTGGCCATGAAGACCGACATGTCCGGCTCGGCCATCGTGCTGGCCGTGCTGGCCGCCTGCCGCGACCTGGAGGTGCCGGTGCGGGTCACCGGCCTGCTCGCGCTGGCCGAGAACGCCGTCAGCGGCTCCAGCTACCGCCCCGGTGACGTCATCACCCAGTACGGCGGCCGGCGCGTGGAGATCGGCAACACCGACGCCGAGGGCCGGCTGGTCATGGCCGACGCCCTGGCCTACGCCGATGCCGAGCTCGACCCCGACGTGCTGGTCGACATCGCCACGCTGACCGGTGCCGCGACCCTGGCGCTGGGCCGGGGGATGGCCCCGGTCTACGCCACGGACGAGCGGCTGGGGCGGGCGCTGCAGGCGGCCGCGACCGCGACGGGGGAGGCCCTGTGGCCGTTCCCGCTGGTGGAGGACTACCGTGCCGCCATCGACTCCGAGCTCGCCGACGTCAACCACATCGCGTCCGGCAAGGTCGGGGGCGGCTCGATCACCGCGGCGCTGTTCCTGCGCGAGTTCGTCGGGGGGCGTCGCTGGGCGCACCTCGACATCGCCGGGGCCGGTCGCAGCGACAAGGACAGCGGCCACCTCACCCGGGGGGCCACCGGCTTCGGTGCACGGCTGCTGCTGACCTACCTGGAGGGTGTGCGATGA
- a CDS encoding DUF3117 domain-containing protein, translating into MAAMKPRTGDGPLEVTKEGRGIVLRMPLEGGGRLVVEMTPDEAAALGEAIKGCEGVG; encoded by the coding sequence ATGGCGGCGATGAAGCCGAGGACCGGAGACGGCCCGCTCGAGGTCACCAAGGAGGGGCGCGGCATCGTGCTTCGCATGCCCCTCGAGGGTGGCGGTCGCCTGGTTGTCGAGATGACCCCTGACGAGGCCGCGGCCCTCGGCGAGGCCATCAAGGGCTGCGAGGGTGTCGGCTGA